In a genomic window of Maricaulis maris MCS10:
- a CDS encoding FadR/GntR family transcriptional regulator, producing MTTDKRLYNQIARRIIALIDDGKFPPGSRLPGERDLAVQLGVSRVTVREAQIALQAQGRIEVRTGSGAKVLPAAPSNDALPTIEAFELTQARTLIESEAAALAATMINDDELAQLDLLVSKMSDDSENDEALHQDADREFHLTIARASKNAAIIDMIERLWRFRTEIDEIRNAYDSICGISPEMRLSEHRDIALALRARDPDQARAAMRRHFACIVEAMLSTAEQRAIEEARRRTSEARERYLGNGESAPQNA from the coding sequence ATGACAACAGATAAGCGCCTGTACAACCAGATCGCCCGCCGCATCATCGCCCTGATTGATGATGGCAAATTCCCTCCGGGAAGCCGCTTGCCAGGTGAGCGGGATCTCGCGGTACAGCTGGGCGTCAGTCGGGTGACCGTGCGCGAGGCGCAGATCGCTTTGCAGGCGCAGGGGCGGATCGAGGTGCGGACCGGTTCCGGCGCAAAAGTATTGCCGGCGGCCCCTTCCAATGACGCGTTGCCAACAATCGAGGCCTTCGAATTGACCCAGGCGCGGACGCTGATCGAAAGCGAAGCGGCCGCCCTGGCAGCGACGATGATCAATGATGACGAGCTGGCACAACTCGACCTGTTGGTGTCGAAAATGTCAGATGACAGCGAGAATGACGAAGCGTTGCATCAGGACGCGGACCGTGAATTTCACCTGACGATCGCGCGGGCCTCAAAGAATGCCGCGATCATCGACATGATCGAGCGTTTGTGGCGCTTTCGCACCGAAATTGATGAAATTCGCAATGCCTATGACTCCATCTGCGGCATTTCCCCGGAGATGCGACTGTCAGAGCATCGCGATATTGCCCTTGCGCTGCGGGCGCGGGATCCGGACCAGGCCCGGGCGGCCATGCGTCGGCACTTTGCCTGCATCGTCGAGGCGATGCTCAGCACAGCCGAGCAGAGGGCCATCGAAGAAGCCCGGCGCCGCACCAGCGAGGCGCGTGAGCGCTATCTTGGGAACGGTGAAAGCGCCCCGCAAAATGCTTAG
- a CDS encoding alginate lyase family protein codes for MIRIVGLVAAALLATTSCASAQPNLILTGEGVEAFREAGALPPLMQRALDAATRRVEASIQAGPIVPEPVDPGGGYSHERHKENYKIIHDAGLLFQLTGERRYLEHAETYLLAYADMYGDLPLHPERRNQAPGRLFWQSLNEAVWLVYSIQGYDAIRAELSDASRDRIEAALFRPMAEFLSTESPQTFQRIHNHGTWAAAAVGMTGYALDDPALVERALFGLELDGEAGFLAQLDQLFSPDGYYTEGPYYQRYALMPFVLFGQAVQNNEPERGIFEHRDGILLEAILSTIHQSYAGRFFPINDAIREKGLDTVEVVYGVAAAYSLTGDTGLLSIADQQGATVLTGDGLAVATDLDAGMASPFAFDTRLLRDGPDGNQGGLAILRMGAGELAQTLVAKHTGQGMGHGHFDKLSLILYDGGQEILTDYGAARFLNVPSKDGGRYLPENSSWARQTIAHNTVVLNETSHHGGDWRRAQESWPSIALFEQRDGVNVVSASISDAYPDATLTRTTFQLQSENTASPLILDVFDVVADEPSQIDLPTYFAGQLTDFDIAFERFGSQQTALGAGNGYQHLWVEAQSEIAADRARFTWLTENRFYTYHALVSEPFEARIVRTGANDPDFNLRTQQGILLRVPSAESARFISVFEPHGRYDPAQEITVASESGIDEIRSVEGETATLIQIVFNSGQRLSVGLAHDLHAGAHTINADGHRYEWTGAYNIFGE; via the coding sequence ATGATCCGGATTGTCGGACTGGTCGCTGCCGCCTTGCTGGCAACGACCTCCTGCGCGTCGGCGCAGCCAAACCTGATCCTCACGGGCGAGGGCGTTGAAGCCTTCCGTGAAGCGGGGGCGCTGCCGCCACTGATGCAACGGGCCCTGGACGCCGCAACGCGACGGGTGGAGGCCAGCATCCAGGCCGGCCCGATTGTCCCGGAGCCTGTCGATCCCGGTGGCGGTTATTCGCACGAGCGCCACAAGGAAAACTACAAGATCATCCACGATGCCGGCTTGCTCTTTCAGCTTACCGGAGAGCGGCGCTATCTCGAGCATGCCGAGACCTACCTGCTGGCCTATGCGGACATGTATGGTGACCTGCCATTGCACCCTGAGCGTCGCAACCAGGCGCCGGGCCGGTTGTTCTGGCAAAGCCTGAACGAAGCTGTCTGGCTGGTCTATTCGATCCAGGGCTATGACGCGATCCGAGCTGAACTCTCTGATGCGTCGCGCGATCGCATCGAGGCGGCCCTGTTCCGTCCCATGGCAGAATTCCTGTCGACAGAGTCGCCGCAGACTTTCCAACGCATCCACAATCACGGCACCTGGGCCGCTGCAGCCGTCGGCATGACCGGCTATGCGCTGGACGATCCTGCGCTTGTAGAGCGTGCGCTGTTTGGGCTCGAGCTCGACGGTGAGGCAGGCTTTTTGGCCCAGCTCGACCAGCTTTTTTCACCGGACGGGTACTACACTGAGGGCCCCTATTATCAACGCTACGCACTCATGCCGTTCGTGTTGTTCGGACAGGCGGTGCAGAATAACGAGCCCGAGCGGGGCATATTCGAGCATCGCGACGGCATTTTGCTCGAAGCCATCCTTTCGACCATCCACCAGAGCTATGCGGGCCGTTTCTTTCCGATCAATGATGCGATCCGGGAAAAGGGTCTCGACACGGTTGAGGTCGTCTACGGGGTCGCGGCCGCCTACTCCCTGACGGGAGATACCGGTCTGCTGTCGATTGCCGATCAGCAGGGCGCGACGGTTCTGACCGGCGACGGGCTGGCCGTGGCGACCGACCTTGATGCCGGAATGGCCTCTCCCTTTGCCTTTGACACACGACTGCTTCGCGATGGCCCTGACGGAAATCAGGGCGGCCTTGCCATCCTGCGCATGGGCGCGGGAGAGCTCGCGCAGACGCTTGTGGCCAAGCACACCGGTCAGGGCATGGGGCACGGGCATTTCGACAAGCTGTCGCTCATTCTCTACGACGGCGGACAGGAGATCCTGACCGATTATGGCGCCGCCCGCTTCTTGAATGTCCCCTCCAAGGATGGTGGACGTTATCTGCCGGAGAACAGCAGCTGGGCCCGCCAGACCATTGCCCACAATACCGTGGTCCTGAACGAGACCAGCCATCATGGCGGTGACTGGCGTCGCGCTCAGGAGAGCTGGCCGAGCATTGCCCTGTTCGAGCAGCGCGATGGCGTCAATGTGGTTTCGGCGAGTATCTCAGATGCCTATCCGGATGCGACGCTGACCCGAACCACTTTCCAGCTGCAGAGTGAAAACACCGCCAGTCCGCTCATCCTGGACGTCTTTGACGTTGTTGCCGACGAGCCGTCGCAAATTGACCTGCCCACCTATTTCGCTGGCCAGCTGACGGATTTCGATATCGCGTTTGAACGCTTCGGAAGTCAGCAAACGGCGCTGGGGGCGGGCAATGGCTATCAGCATTTGTGGGTGGAAGCCCAAAGCGAGATTGCGGCCGATCGGGCACGCTTCACCTGGCTGACGGAAAACCGGTTCTACACCTATCATGCCCTGGTCAGCGAGCCGTTCGAGGCTCGAATTGTCAGAACCGGCGCGAACGATCCCGATTTCAATCTCCGGACCCAACAGGGCATCCTGTTGCGTGTTCCCAGCGCGGAATCAGCCCGTTTCATTTCGGTGTTCGAACCGCATGGTCGATACGACCCGGCCCAGGAAATCACGGTCGCGAGCGAGAGCGGCATTGACGAGATCCGTTCCGTTGAAGGCGAGACCGCCACGCTCATCCAGATCGTTTTCAACTCAGGTCAACGCCTCAGCGTTGGCCTGGCTCATGATCTCCATGCCGGAGCTCACACGATAAACGCCGACGGCCATCGTTACGAATGGACCGGGGCTTACAACATATTTGGGGAGTGA
- a CDS encoding cupin domain-containing protein — MPSANAETVDRTAFDAPSNFVRADVAGAEEVAPGIRRQLLGFGDALMGARVWFSTGAVGELHAHPHAQMSYVESGEFKVTVGAEQQTLSAGDSFFVPSQSRHGAVCLQAGVLIDVFAPAREDFIPARGEV, encoded by the coding sequence ATGCCGTCAGCGAATGCGGAAACGGTCGATCGGACCGCTTTTGATGCGCCATCGAATTTCGTCAGGGCCGATGTCGCCGGGGCGGAGGAGGTCGCGCCGGGAATTCGACGCCAACTCCTCGGTTTCGGGGATGCCCTCATGGGCGCCCGGGTCTGGTTTTCGACGGGGGCTGTTGGCGAACTTCACGCCCATCCCCATGCGCAGATGTCCTATGTCGAATCCGGTGAATTCAAGGTCACCGTCGGCGCCGAACAACAGACCCTGTCCGCTGGCGACAGCTTCTTCGTTCCATCCCAAAGCCGGCACGGTGCTGTCTGCCTGCAAGCGGGTGTCCTGATCGATGTGTTTGCGCCAGCCCGCGAAGACTTCATTCCGGCACGGGGAGAGGTCTGA
- a CDS encoding polysaccharide lyase 6 family protein — MTRTRPQSSWLLRSAVLLLAALAWQPASASATDYLVNDQQAYEAALDRVEPGDRIVLADGVWEDFEIVFEATGTAQAPIYLMAQTPGQVILTGQSNLRIGGSHLVVWGLTFRDGHSPTSEVIAFRRDSRTLANHTRLVETVIEDFNQPDREMQDSWVVVYGQNNRIDRNAFVGKTNRGPTMVVRLNSEGSQNNNHVIENNYFGPRPPLGGNGGETLRIGVSQYSRIHSGTIVRRNYFDRCDGEVEIISIKSEGNLITENVFYESRGSVVFRHGGRNEVSRNVFFGNGVSDTGGIRVINDNQVVRDNYLEGLRGRKFLGALVVMNGVPNSPENRYHQVDGAVISQNSFVDVLELGFAVGSDEERSAPPINSEMTRNILLSDEQEPVAIFDDVSGIRFADNVANNRRFDVIGSTALADFTLSRHENGLVYMQSDALDGPVGAPLDLQPIARSQTGPRYYDKPAQTRQDGAAVEVEADEAALLQAIAEAEHGDIIRLGGGDIALSGPILVDQAIAIEGSDDTRLIASPGGLFRLLAGGELTLRGLTLRQESAETALIHGAGDRYRGAYRLHLEDVSLEAGTTGAVAPLLAADSTTFAQLVTLTGLQVTNWPGAIIELSGDGLDGWYLADEIRIEDSSFRTIGGPLVRFGREGRDESTFGPRFSLTGSTLAGVAEDGAAIALNGIDQLHLTGNQIAETGTFQIRRRVLGWPFEIGGNDVDAQASLNLLGVDGEALDASLSGDSQ, encoded by the coding sequence ATGACCCGGACCCGACCCCAGTCTTCGTGGCTGTTGCGCAGCGCTGTGCTCCTTTTGGCGGCCTTGGCCTGGCAACCGGCCTCCGCATCCGCGACCGACTACCTCGTCAATGATCAGCAGGCCTATGAGGCCGCGCTGGACCGGGTTGAGCCGGGCGACCGGATTGTGCTCGCAGACGGTGTCTGGGAGGACTTCGAAATCGTGTTTGAGGCGACCGGCACGGCCCAAGCACCGATCTACCTGATGGCGCAGACGCCGGGGCAGGTCATTCTCACTGGTCAGTCCAATTTGCGGATTGGTGGCTCGCACCTCGTCGTGTGGGGGCTGACCTTCCGTGACGGTCATTCGCCGACAAGCGAAGTGATTGCCTTCCGGCGCGACAGCCGGACGCTGGCAAATCATACCCGCCTGGTGGAAACCGTGATCGAGGACTTCAACCAGCCGGACCGCGAAATGCAGGATTCCTGGGTTGTCGTCTATGGGCAGAACAATCGCATCGACCGGAACGCCTTTGTCGGCAAGACCAACCGGGGTCCGACCATGGTGGTGCGCCTCAATTCCGAGGGCAGCCAGAACAACAACCATGTGATTGAAAACAATTATTTCGGGCCGCGCCCGCCACTCGGCGGGAATGGCGGCGAAACCCTGCGAATTGGCGTCAGCCAGTACTCACGAATACATTCGGGCACCATCGTCCGGCGGAATTATTTTGATCGTTGCGATGGCGAGGTCGAAATCATCTCGATCAAGTCCGAAGGCAATCTGATCACGGAGAACGTGTTCTACGAATCGCGCGGGTCCGTAGTCTTCCGCCATGGCGGGCGCAACGAAGTGTCGCGGAATGTATTCTTCGGGAACGGGGTTTCCGATACCGGTGGCATCCGCGTCATCAATGATAATCAGGTGGTGCGCGACAATTATCTGGAAGGTTTGCGTGGTCGCAAATTCCTCGGCGCCCTGGTGGTGATGAATGGCGTGCCGAATTCACCGGAGAACCGATACCATCAGGTTGATGGCGCGGTGATCAGCCAGAACAGCTTCGTTGACGTGCTCGAGCTGGGCTTCGCTGTTGGCAGCGATGAAGAGCGCAGCGCGCCGCCTATCAACAGCGAAATGACGCGCAATATCCTGCTGTCAGACGAGCAGGAGCCCGTCGCCATTTTCGACGATGTGTCCGGTATCCGGTTTGCTGACAATGTCGCCAACAATCGTCGTTTCGACGTGATTGGCTCCACTGCCCTGGCCGACTTCACCCTGTCCCGCCACGAAAACGGGCTCGTCTATATGCAAAGCGATGCGCTGGACGGTCCGGTCGGTGCGCCGCTCGACCTTCAGCCGATCGCCCGCAGCCAGACCGGGCCACGCTATTACGACAAGCCGGCCCAGACCCGACAGGACGGCGCTGCTGTCGAGGTCGAGGCCGATGAGGCGGCCCTGTTGCAGGCAATTGCCGAAGCTGAGCACGGGGATATCATTCGACTGGGAGGTGGTGACATTGCGCTTTCCGGACCAATCCTGGTCGATCAGGCCATTGCCATCGAGGGCAGTGACGACACCCGGTTGATCGCATCGCCGGGTGGTCTGTTCCGTCTGCTTGCCGGCGGCGAGCTGACGCTTCGCGGCCTCACCCTGCGCCAGGAAAGTGCCGAGACGGCACTGATCCATGGCGCCGGAGACCGGTACCGAGGCGCTTACCGACTTCACCTCGAGGACGTCAGCCTCGAGGCCGGCACCACGGGCGCCGTTGCCCCCTTGCTCGCTGCTGACAGCACAACATTTGCCCAGCTTGTCACCCTGACCGGACTGCAGGTCACCAACTGGCCGGGTGCGATCATCGAACTGAGTGGGGACGGGCTTGACGGCTGGTACCTGGCCGATGAAATCCGCATTGAGGACAGTTCGTTCCGCACAATCGGTGGTCCATTGGTCCGGTTTGGCCGCGAAGGCCGCGATGAGAGCACCTTTGGTCCGCGCTTCAGCCTGACAGGCTCGACGCTGGCAGGGGTGGCCGAGGACGGTGCGGCGATCGCACTGAACGGAATCGACCAACTGCACCTGACAGGCAATCAGATCGCCGAGACGGGCACCTTCCAGATCCGCCGTCGTGTGCTGGGTTGGCCGTTCGAGATCGGCGGCAATGACGTCGATGCCCAGGCCAGCTTGAACCTCCTCGGTGTCGATGGTGAGGCGCTGGATGCAAGCCTCTCGGGTGACAGCCAATGA
- a CDS encoding TonB-dependent receptor — protein sequence MFELRGERRLSRSRLTRALMLSCAVTAFSAPAFAQNDEVEDVVVIQGIRQTIQDSIETKRNSDTVVEALSSDDIGDLPALSIGEALETLTSAASHIEQGGATEISIRGLGPYLGSTVINGREAANGSGDRSVNFSQFPSELFNSLAVYKTQEASFIEGGVSGQISLSTLRPIDYGRSRIQLELKGNYNPDNSDLNISERGIGHRATLSFVDSWETGAGEFGLSFGYQNNRSTNPEQEARTTSSFRDCRNVVSGDPNSDNFGVDSLGDPDQNCDSGGGDLVLEVDPATGVAPDANTPFVFVPSQRHFRQNITDDARDSIFFAAQWQPNARWDINVDYQQSDREFTELRSDLTIDGNSVLNVGESGEIVPLSVSPTGAFLGGTTYDGAEVSSHYMERIEEYTGYGLQAEYQLTDDLTISADYSYSETMRRENIIQSRLRSDTDGDSGSEDVFVGIIVEDDAQRFVFGDFDVTDPANFDVGPRTREDLNQFRNNSIEAFRADFDYLWDNGFITNVRGGVRHSTLEYDSVPRVRRESDGSPLSVGDGAAASAACMNTVFPEDDFLADVVDGPLITNVDSAGNVIANGTGNSYVTFDPLCLAEAILGRAPSIPDASDVFLTSAEMGTGQNPLQIVDVAEETIAAYLQADFTGEMGELPVRGNFGVRVVDTEVTSNGYRGSLTIDRDGANVITGIGVDNSNLVEITANHSYTEVLPSANLVVELRDDVLLRGGIYRALSRPDPSDLGVGRSFSSSIDNDGGSTDVADVIAQVTGFGNPELDPLMSWNYDAALEWYPNEDTILAFGVYYKSFNGGFTNVGQVETFTVDGQDLQAVVTTQSVDSEESTISGFEISAAHAFSYLPGAWSGLGFRVGYNYADSDFEFEDAVFGASTIIAADGTEIERVGIVAPANVPGLSEHVASAQLYYSIGDLDLQGVYKYRSGYFQQFISTPGNLRYIDERGIYEARASYQVNDAVRVSVEAINIFDEPRVQYNPTLDNFAEVNVYGPRIYFGVRGRF from the coding sequence ATGTTTGAATTACGAGGGGAGCGTCGTCTGTCGCGCTCCAGGTTGACCCGTGCTCTGATGTTGAGCTGTGCGGTCACAGCATTTTCGGCGCCGGCTTTCGCGCAGAATGATGAAGTCGAAGACGTCGTCGTCATCCAGGGGATTCGGCAGACCATCCAGGACTCGATCGAGACCAAGCGCAATTCCGACACGGTCGTTGAAGCACTGTCTTCCGACGACATCGGCGACCTGCCGGCCCTGTCGATTGGTGAGGCGCTGGAAACCTTGACCAGTGCGGCCTCCCATATCGAACAGGGTGGCGCGACCGAGATTTCCATCCGAGGCCTCGGCCCTTATCTTGGCTCGACTGTCATTAATGGCCGGGAAGCGGCCAATGGCAGTGGCGACCGTTCAGTCAATTTCAGCCAGTTTCCATCGGAATTGTTCAACTCCCTTGCCGTTTACAAGACGCAGGAAGCGAGCTTCATCGAAGGTGGCGTGTCGGGTCAGATTTCGCTCTCGACCCTTCGTCCCATTGATTACGGCCGTAGCCGGATCCAGCTGGAGCTGAAGGGGAATTACAATCCGGACAATTCGGATCTGAACATCAGTGAGCGGGGCATCGGTCACCGGGCGACGCTCAGCTTCGTCGACAGTTGGGAGACCGGCGCTGGCGAGTTCGGCCTGTCCTTCGGTTATCAGAACAACCGCTCGACCAATCCCGAACAGGAAGCGCGCACGACCAGTTCATTCCGTGATTGCCGCAATGTTGTCTCCGGAGATCCCAACAGCGATAATTTCGGCGTAGACAGCCTCGGTGACCCGGATCAGAACTGCGATAGCGGCGGTGGCGATCTTGTGCTTGAGGTCGATCCCGCAACCGGTGTTGCGCCGGACGCGAACACCCCCTTCGTCTTTGTTCCGAGCCAGCGCCATTTCCGCCAGAACATTACGGATGATGCGCGTGACTCGATTTTCTTTGCGGCCCAGTGGCAGCCGAACGCGCGCTGGGACATCAATGTCGATTACCAGCAGTCCGATCGCGAATTCACTGAACTGCGCAGTGACCTGACGATCGACGGCAACTCGGTCCTGAACGTCGGTGAAAGCGGCGAAATCGTCCCGTTGTCCGTGAGCCCGACCGGCGCTTTTCTGGGTGGCACGACCTATGACGGCGCAGAAGTCAGCTCGCACTATATGGAGCGCATCGAGGAATACACCGGCTATGGATTGCAAGCCGAATACCAGCTGACCGACGATCTGACGATTTCGGCCGACTATTCGTATTCGGAAACGATGCGGCGCGAGAACATCATCCAGTCACGCTTGCGCAGTGACACGGACGGTGACTCCGGTTCAGAGGATGTTTTCGTCGGAATTATCGTCGAGGACGATGCGCAACGGTTTGTCTTCGGGGACTTTGATGTCACCGATCCGGCAAACTTTGACGTCGGCCCCCGTACCCGGGAAGACCTCAACCAGTTCCGCAACAACAGCATCGAAGCCTTCCGGGCCGACTTCGACTATCTGTGGGACAACGGGTTCATCACCAATGTTCGCGGTGGTGTCCGGCATTCAACGCTGGAATATGATTCCGTGCCTCGCGTGCGCCGCGAGAGCGATGGCAGCCCGCTCTCTGTGGGTGATGGTGCGGCGGCAAGCGCGGCCTGCATGAACACTGTCTTCCCGGAAGATGACTTCCTTGCGGACGTCGTGGATGGCCCGCTGATCACGAATGTCGACAGTGCCGGGAATGTCATCGCCAACGGCACCGGTAACTCCTATGTGACTTTCGACCCGCTGTGCCTTGCCGAGGCCATCCTGGGTCGTGCACCGAGTATCCCGGATGCGAGCGATGTCTTTTTGACCTCGGCTGAAATGGGTACCGGTCAAAACCCGCTCCAGATTGTCGATGTTGCGGAAGAAACGATCGCTGCCTATCTGCAGGCCGACTTTACCGGAGAAATGGGTGAGCTGCCCGTGCGCGGTAATTTTGGTGTTCGTGTGGTGGATACGGAAGTCACGTCGAACGGGTATCGCGGTTCGCTGACGATTGACCGCGACGGGGCCAATGTCATCACCGGCATCGGCGTCGACAACAGCAATCTCGTCGAGATCACGGCCAATCACAGCTATACCGAGGTTCTGCCGAGCGCGAACCTGGTTGTGGAGCTGCGCGATGACGTGCTGTTGCGCGGTGGCATCTACCGTGCGCTGTCGCGTCCGGACCCGTCCGATCTGGGTGTGGGGCGCAGCTTCTCGAGCAGCATCGACAATGACGGCGGGTCGACCGACGTGGCCGATGTCATCGCCCAGGTCACCGGCTTCGGAAACCCGGAGCTCGACCCTCTGATGTCGTGGAATTATGACGCGGCGCTCGAATGGTATCCCAATGAGGACACCATTCTGGCCTTCGGGGTCTACTACAAGAGCTTCAATGGTGGTTTCACAAACGTCGGGCAGGTGGAGACTTTCACCGTCGACGGCCAGGACCTCCAGGCTGTTGTCACGACCCAGTCGGTAGACAGCGAGGAGAGCACGATTTCAGGCTTTGAAATCTCGGCAGCGCACGCCTTCAGCTACCTGCCGGGTGCCTGGAGCGGTCTCGGCTTCCGGGTCGGATACAACTACGCCGACTCTGATTTCGAGTTCGAAGATGCCGTCTTTGGTGCGTCGACGATCATCGCCGCCGATGGCACCGAGATCGAACGGGTCGGAATCGTGGCGCCAGCCAATGTCCCCGGCCTGTCGGAGCATGTCGCATCGGCGCAGCTGTACTACAGCATCGGGGATCTCGATCTGCAGGGTGTCTACAAATATCGTAGTGGCTACTTCCAGCAGTTCATCTCGACGCCGGGCAATCTGCGCTACATCGACGAACGCGGCATCTACGAAGCCCGCGCCTCGTATCAGGTCAATGATGCGGTGCGTGTCAGCGTTGAGGCGATCAATATCTTTGACGAGCCGCGGGTCCAGTACAATCCGACCCTCGACAACTTCGCTGAAGTCAATGTCTACGGACCCCGTATCTACTTCGGAGTGCGGGGGCGGTTCTAA